Part of the Desulfohalovibrio reitneri genome is shown below.
GGCCATGGCTGGCAAGCGGCTGCGGGCACCCACGTGGCTCTTTCTGGGCTGGTTCGGTCCGCGCGGGGTGGCTTCATTCCTTTTCGCCCTGCTGGTCATGGACCGTTTCTCCATCCCCGGCGAGGACACCCTGACCACCACGGTCTCCCTGACAGTGGGGCTGAGCGTTCTGCTGCACGGCGTCACGGCCGGGCCCCTGTCCAATGCATATGCCCGCTGGGTCAGCGGCATCCCGCGCAGCCGTCCGGAACACGCTCGCGTATTCCGCTGGCCCCTGCCCCGCAGGCTGGGCGGAAGGCGTAAGGGATCCAGGGAAGGCGGGAACTAGACGGAAGGCCTACCCCTTGGCCTGGTTGGCCACCGCCTTGGCCGCCTTTTCCACCTCCTCGGGATCGCCGAGGTAGAAGCTCTCCTTGGGCTTGAGGCCCGCGTCGAGCCGGTAGACCAGGGGCACGCCGGTGGGGATGTTCAGCCCCGGAATCTCGTCGTCCGGGATGTCGTCGAGGTACTTGACCAGGCCGCGCAGGGAATTGCCGTGGGCGCAGACCAAAAGCCGCTTGCCCTCTTTGATCTGCGGGGCGATGACATCGTGCCAGCAGGGCAGGGTGCGCCGGATGGTCATCTCCAGGCTCTCGTGCAGGGGGATCTCGTTCGGGGAGAGGGAGGCGTAGCGGCGGTCGTGCCCGGGCCAGCGCTCGTCGGTCCTTTCCAGGGGGGGTGGGGGAACGTCGTAGCTGCGCCGCCAGATGTGGACCTGTTCGTCGCTGTGCTCCTTGGCTGTCTGCGCCTTGTCCAGCCCCTGCAACGCGCCGTAGTGGCGTTCATTGAGCCGCCAGTCGCGCCGCACGGGCAGCCACATGCGGTCCATGTCGTCCATGACTATCCACAATGTGCGGATGGCCCGCTTGAGCACCGAGGTGTGGCAGACGTCGAAGTCGTAGCCGTCGCGCAGCAGCAGTTCGGCGGATTTGCGGGCCTCGGCGGCGCCCTGTTCGGTGAGGTCCACGTCG
Proteins encoded:
- the gpmA gene encoding 2,3-diphosphoglycerate-dependent phosphoglycerate mutase, whose product is MYTLVLLRHGQSTWNLENRFTGWTDVDLTEQGAAEARKSAELLLRDGYDFDVCHTSVLKRAIRTLWIVMDDMDRMWLPVRRDWRLNERHYGALQGLDKAQTAKEHSDEQVHIWRRSYDVPPPPLERTDERWPGHDRRYASLSPNEIPLHESLEMTIRRTLPCWHDVIAPQIKEGKRLLVCAHGNSLRGLVKYLDDIPDDEIPGLNIPTGVPLVYRLDAGLKPKESFYLGDPEEVEKAAKAVANQAKG